A single Phoenix dactylifera cultivar Barhee BC4 chromosome 1, palm_55x_up_171113_PBpolish2nd_filt_p, whole genome shotgun sequence DNA region contains:
- the LOC103701680 gene encoding uncharacterized protein LOC103701680 isoform X3 has product MMAPLLSPSAARPVVRLPSAHLLSPSSIHRRSQRGFSNPNLRCSTSRRELRPGSFASHLCEREALTLDGGSLSVKEFVSEEELWAAVRLRVRTFYEFNTQSYGIEFSDNGEERVVVGTLDLNQCLGLTDELTGKRPKVLGSDLMRAYLSNVCVAKELQRNGLGYALVSKSKKVAREWGIGDLYVHVAVDNEAAQKLYQKSGFVYENEEPAWQARFLGRPRRFLLWADLTQNNL; this is encoded by the exons ATGATGGCCCCGCTCCTCTCCCCGTCCGCCGCTCGCCCTGTCGTACGTCTCCCTTCCGCCCATCTCCTCTCCCCTTCCTCGATCCATCGCCGGAGCCAAAGAGGTTTTTCGAACCCTAACCTTAGATGCTCTACGTCTAGAAGGGAGCTCCGCCCCGGCTCCTTCGCTTCCCACCTCTGCGAGCGAGAGGCCCTCACGCTGGATGGGGGATCCCTCTCCGTGAAGGAATTCGTGTCGGAGGAGGAACTGTGGGCTGCCGTCCGCCTTCGTGTCCGCACCTTCTACGAGTTCAACACCCAGTCCTACGGCATCGAG TTTTCTGATAATGGAGAGGAACGAGTAGTGGTTGGGACTTTAGATCTTAATCAATGTCTTGGGCTGACTGACGAGTTGACTGGAAAGAGGCCTAAG GTACTTGGATCTGACCTCATGAGGGCATATCTGAGCAATGTATGTGTCGCTAAGGAGTTGCAGAGGAATGGTTTGGGCTATGCATTAGTTTCCAAGTCTAAGAAAGTTGCTCGTGAATGGG GCATAGGCGATCTATATGTTCATGTTGCTGTGGACAATGAAGCTGCTCAAAAGTTATATCAGAAAAGCGGTTTTGTTTATGAAAATGAAGAACCTGCTTGGCAAGCAAGATTTTTGGGTCGCCCTAGACGATTTCTTCTTTGGGCTGATCTTACACAAAACAACTTGTAA
- the LOC103701680 gene encoding uncharacterized protein LOC103701680 isoform X1 — MMAPLLSPSAARPVVRLPSAHLLSPSSIHRRSQRGFSNPNLRCSTSRRELRPGSFASHLCEREALTLDGGSLSVKEFVSEEELWAAVRLRVRTFYEFNTQSYGIEDYRRYLTEREFEALKDRIAGKRIGLKRVSCINATLPLSPLLGSADELCSACKFSDNGEERVVVGTLDLNQCLGLTDELTGKRPKVLGSDLMRAYLSNVCVAKELQRNGLGYALVSKSKKVAREWGIGDLYVHVAVDNEAAQKLYQKSGFVYENEEPAWQARFLGRPRRFLLWADLTQNNL; from the exons ATGATGGCCCCGCTCCTCTCCCCGTCCGCCGCTCGCCCTGTCGTACGTCTCCCTTCCGCCCATCTCCTCTCCCCTTCCTCGATCCATCGCCGGAGCCAAAGAGGTTTTTCGAACCCTAACCTTAGATGCTCTACGTCTAGAAGGGAGCTCCGCCCCGGCTCCTTCGCTTCCCACCTCTGCGAGCGAGAGGCCCTCACGCTGGATGGGGGATCCCTCTCCGTGAAGGAATTCGTGTCGGAGGAGGAACTGTGGGCTGCCGTCCGCCTTCGTGTCCGCACCTTCTACGAGTTCAACACCCAGTCCTACGGCATCGAG GATTATAGGAGGTACTTAACAGAGCGGGAATTTGAAGCATTGAAAGATCGCATTGCTGGGAAAAGGATAGGACTTAAAAGAGTTTCTTGCATAAATGCTACATTGCCATTATCCCCATTATTAGGCTCCGCAGATGAATTATGCTCTGCATGTAAG TTTTCTGATAATGGAGAGGAACGAGTAGTGGTTGGGACTTTAGATCTTAATCAATGTCTTGGGCTGACTGACGAGTTGACTGGAAAGAGGCCTAAG GTACTTGGATCTGACCTCATGAGGGCATATCTGAGCAATGTATGTGTCGCTAAGGAGTTGCAGAGGAATGGTTTGGGCTATGCATTAGTTTCCAAGTCTAAGAAAGTTGCTCGTGAATGGG GCATAGGCGATCTATATGTTCATGTTGCTGTGGACAATGAAGCTGCTCAAAAGTTATATCAGAAAAGCGGTTTTGTTTATGAAAATGAAGAACCTGCTTGGCAAGCAAGATTTTTGGGTCGCCCTAGACGATTTCTTCTTTGGGCTGATCTTACACAAAACAACTTGTAA
- the LOC103701680 gene encoding uncharacterized protein LOC103701680 isoform X2, with protein sequence MMAPLLSPSAARPVVRLPSAHLLSPSSIHRRSQRGFSNPNLRCSTSRRELRPGSFASHLCEREALTLDGGSLSVKEFVSEEELWAAVRLRVRTFYEFNTQSYGIEDYRRYLTEREFEALKDRIAGKRIGLKRVSCINATLPLSPLLGSADELCSACKFSDNGEERVVVGTLDLNQCLGLTDELTGKRPKVLGSDLMRAYLSNVCVAKELQRNGLGYALVSKSKKVAREWEQLENEKFLTKDHFSHSSFKIKVEHKND encoded by the exons ATGATGGCCCCGCTCCTCTCCCCGTCCGCCGCTCGCCCTGTCGTACGTCTCCCTTCCGCCCATCTCCTCTCCCCTTCCTCGATCCATCGCCGGAGCCAAAGAGGTTTTTCGAACCCTAACCTTAGATGCTCTACGTCTAGAAGGGAGCTCCGCCCCGGCTCCTTCGCTTCCCACCTCTGCGAGCGAGAGGCCCTCACGCTGGATGGGGGATCCCTCTCCGTGAAGGAATTCGTGTCGGAGGAGGAACTGTGGGCTGCCGTCCGCCTTCGTGTCCGCACCTTCTACGAGTTCAACACCCAGTCCTACGGCATCGAG GATTATAGGAGGTACTTAACAGAGCGGGAATTTGAAGCATTGAAAGATCGCATTGCTGGGAAAAGGATAGGACTTAAAAGAGTTTCTTGCATAAATGCTACATTGCCATTATCCCCATTATTAGGCTCCGCAGATGAATTATGCTCTGCATGTAAG TTTTCTGATAATGGAGAGGAACGAGTAGTGGTTGGGACTTTAGATCTTAATCAATGTCTTGGGCTGACTGACGAGTTGACTGGAAAGAGGCCTAAG GTACTTGGATCTGACCTCATGAGGGCATATCTGAGCAATGTATGTGTCGCTAAGGAGTTGCAGAGGAATGGTTTGGGCTATGCATTAGTTTCCAAGTCTAAGAAAGTTGCTCGTGAATGGG AACAATTGGAGAATGAGAAATTTCTTACCAAGGATCATTTTAGTCATAGTTCTTTTAAGATCAAAGTTGAGCATAAAAATGATTAG
- the LOC103701678 gene encoding enolase 1, chloroplastic, with protein MALTPSNLLQNPFLSSKPQSPSPFLSSSRSSLPSLSRSRSRPLEIRNSIAAAPSPAAKAVNECAIKSVKARQIIDSRGNPTVEVDLVTDALYRSAVPSGASTGIYEALELRDGDKNVYGGKGVLNAVKNINEVLAPRLIGVDVRNQADVDGIMLEIDGTLNKSKLGVNAILGVSLSVCRAGAGAKGVPLYRHIQELAGTKELVMPVPAFNVINGGSHAGNNLAMQEFMILPVGATSFAEALRMGSEVYHTLKGIIKAKYGQDACNVGDEGGFAPNVQDNREGLVLLIDAIEKAGYTGKIKIGMDVAASEFFTKDGRYDLNFKKQPNDGAYVHTAQSLGELYKEFIRDFPIVSIEDPFDQDDWSSWASLQSSVDMQLVGDDLLVTNPKRIAEAIQKKACNGLLLKVNQIGTVTESMKAARDSRAAGWGVMVSHRSGETEDNFIADLSVGLASGQIKTGAPCRSERLAKYNQLLRIEEELGNVRYAGAAFRSP; from the exons ATGGCTCTCACCCCATCCAATCTCCTCCAAAACCCCTTCCTCTCTTCCAAACCCCaatccccctcccccttcctatCCTCCTCTCGCTCCTCCCTCCCGTCTCTCTCTCGCTCCAGATCTCGCCCTCTCGAGATCAGAAACTCCATCGCCGCTGCCCCCTCGCCGGCCGCCAAGGCCGTGAACGAGTGCGCCATCAAATCGGTGAAGGCGAGGCAGATCATAGACAGTAGGGGGAACCCCACGGTCGAGGTCGATCTCGTCACCGACGCTCTCTACCGCTCGGCGGTTCCCAGCGGGGCTTCTACTGGGATCTACGAGGCGCTCGAGCTCAGGGATGGCGACAAGAACGTCTATGGCGGCAAAGGAGTCCTCAATGCCGTGAAGAACATCAACGAAGTCCTGGCCCCGAGGCTCATCGGCGTCGATGTCAG GAACCAAGCTGATGTTGATGGGATCATGCTTGAGATTGATGGAACTCTAAATAAATCGAAACTGGGTGTTAACGCCATTCTTGGGGTTTCTCTGAGTGTGTGCCGGGCTGGCGCAGGGGCCAAGGGAGTTCCTTTGTATAGGCACATTCAGGAACTGGCTGGAACGAAGGAACTTGTTATGCCTGTCCCGGCTTTCAATGTGATAAATGGTGGTAGTCATGCGGGTAACAATTTGGCAATGCAAGAGTTTATGATTCTGCCAGTAGGTGCAACTTCATTTGCCGAGGCTCTCCGTATGGGCAGTGAAG TTTATCATACTCTGAAGGGCATTATTAAGGCAAAATATGGGCAAGATGCTTGCAATGTCGGAGATGAAGGTGGCTTTGCACCCAATGTTCAAGACAACAGGGAGGGTCTGGTCCTGCTTATAGATGCTATTGAAAAGGCTGGTTACACTGGAAAG ATCAAAATAGGAATGGATGTAGCAGCTTCAGAGTTCTTCACAAAGGATGGGAGATATGATCTGAATTTTAAGAAGCAGCCAAATGATGGAGCCTATGTTCACACGGCTCAAAGCCTTGGTGAACTGTATAAAGAGTTTATCAGAGATTTCCCTATTGTATCTATTGAGGATCCCTTTGACCAAGATGACTGGAGCTCTTGGGCATCACTGCAGTCTTCAGTCGACATGCAACTAGTGGGGGATGATTTACTGGTTACCAATCCGAAGAGGATTGCTGAGGCAATTCAGAAGAAGGCTTGCAATGGTTTGCTATTAAAA GTTAATCAGATTGGCACTGTTACCGAATCCATGAAAGCTGCACGTGATTCAAGGGCTGCTGGCTGGGGAGTAATGGTCAGCCACCGTAGTGGTGAGACAGAAGATAATTTTATTGCAGATCTCTCTGTTGGGCTGGCAAGTGGACAG ATCAAAACTGGAGCTCCCTGCCGTAGTGAGCGGTTGGCAAAGTATAATCAG CTTTTGCGCATTGAGGAGGAGCTCGGAAATGTGCGGTATGCTGGTGCAGCTTTCAGATCTCCATAG